From one Branchiostoma floridae strain S238N-H82 chromosome 3, Bfl_VNyyK, whole genome shotgun sequence genomic stretch:
- the LOC118411946 gene encoding uncharacterized protein LOC118411946, whose protein sequence is MAIFKTCCCCCRIRSGCLVAAVFFMAVASVDLANTVTSLKEEFKPVLCSSAVSDVVMIIMSLILMLGVLMANKWLCLAWITYAAVFMATGTTIAIVHVAKEAVEFEHIIATLTTFNNGNGTSYNVDALRQGKAMELGILMAVYVVAAVPMAILVLVVISHYQNLRDGVEDEESLPMPYELTDYNGLSKQRRKQERMIRDDQLSNIHGKYGYYRPRQESPRSIHLRPDVQTAAYFTPKLGGRLEINSGRGLTLEVPDSTDKTPEGPNESPASQRSVGAQTCTEVVVFTDAERDAKPGSDPELENLSPDVGMTSGCVPTCTPKCLQQEALLPNQPEHSDTADQP, encoded by the exons ATGGCGATCTTCAAAACATGTTGCTGTTGCTGTCGGATCAGATCTGGTTGCCTGGTGGCAGCGGTATTTTTCATG GCGGTTGCATCAGTGGATCTTGCTAATACGGTCACGTCACTGAAGGAAGAGTTCAAGCCAG TTCTCTGTAGCAGTGCTGTATCTGATGTAGTGATGATCATCATGAGCCTGATACTGATGTTGGGGGTGCTCATG GCTAATAAGTGGCTGTGTCTGGCTTGGATCACTTACGCTGCAGTCTTCATGGCGACGGGAACCACCATAGCCATCGTGCACGTCGCCAAGGAGGCGGTGGAGTTCGAACACATCATCGCCACTCTCACCACTTTCAACAACGGCAACGGTACTTCTTATAACGTGGATGCCTTGAGGCAG GGAAAGGCTATGGAGCTCGGCATCTTGATGGCGGTGTATGTCGTTGCAGCTGTGCCGATG GCTATCCTGGTACTCGTGGTGATCTCCCACTACCAGAACCTCAGAGACGGGGTGGAGGATGAGGAGTCACTGCCCATGCCGTATGAG TTGACTGATTACAacggtctgtccaagcagcgaAGGAAACAGGAGAGGATGATTCGGGACGACCAGCTCTCCAACATCCACGGAAAGTATGGGTACTACAGACCTCGGCAAGAGTCACCCAGGTCCATCCATCTGCGGCCTGACGTTCAAACGGCAGCCTACTTCACACCCAAGCTCGGCGGCAGGCTCGAGATCAATTCTGGAAGAGGTCTCACACTCGAGGTCCCTGACTCCACGGATAAGACGCCCGAGGGCCCGAACGAGTCACCTGCTAGTCAGCGATCCGTGGGCGCACAGACGTGCACCGAGGTCGTCGTGTTCACAGACGCAGAGCGAGACGCTAAGCCTGGGTCAGACCCGGAGCTGGAGAACCTAAGTCCTGACGTGGGCATGACGTCAGGATGTGTGCCTACCTGTACCCCCAAATGTCTCCAACAGGAGGCGCTGCTACCAAACCAGCCAGAACATTCAGACACAGCAGATCAGCCatga